CGCCCAAGTGCAGTACCCAAAGTGGCGCATCCGGCGGAGGAACCTCGGCCTCATTGTTGGCCAGCTCATAGCTGCCCTCGTCCGTAACCAGAATGATGGCATCGTAAGAGCGACTTTCCTGTAGATGCTCAAACTGTTTCAGCATCTCAGATAACTGCAAACTGCCAAAAAAGAGCAGGTCTTTCGGATTGGGGGCTTTGTCTAGGCGCTGAGGGGTATCTTCGGCCCCTGCTACATACCAGTCAAGAGTGTTGTTGTTGCCGATGCGCTCCAGCTCCTGCACCGTCTTAGCCAGACGCTTTGACTGGGCCTGCATACTGTAAGAGGTATCCATAACTAGGGCCAGACGTTGCCCCTGTAGCGGAGCGGTTGTGCCCGACAGCGGTTCAGCAATTACCCGGTACCCTTCTGGAAAAACGGCCTGATGACGACGAGGCTGAACTGAAGCCGCGACTGGAATTCCTGCTTCAAGCCAGGTATCTTGGTCTAGCTTTGTCGTGCCCTGAGGGCGCAGATGAGCGGTCTTGCGATCCCAGTAGATGCTGCGCTTCTCGGTCAGCTGGGGTAGAGGCCATTGATCATTCTGCGGCAGAGCTTTGTAGGTCAGCCATAGGTCTGTGCGACCAGGCCGCCCTTCGACCGTATTGCGAGGCGGAATGGGAAAAACTCGCAGGCGGTACTGTTGTGGCCCGACTTGTTCTAGCAAGGCCGGATCGGTAGGAGCTTGGCGCTGTCCTCGCTCAACCTCTTCGTTGTAGACCTTTTGGGCAGCTCCCCGAGGTGACACCACAAACGGATAGCGGGTCTGCGGCTGTAGGTCATCGCCCAGCCACAGACCTGTAATGACGGCACTCTCGGGCAAAGAGAAGGAGTAAAAGATTTCTTGGTCTTGGGGAGTGTTGTTTTCATAGCGCTCAAACAGGGTCACCTCGGCCCAGTCGCCCTGCTCCTGGACGCTGACCTGCTGCTGAGCCAGATAGACAATTTCCTGGTTGATATTTAGCAGGCCTGCCTTGGTTTCCTCCCGGTTTACAGTGGACTGCAGAGCCTGCTGAATCGGCTGGCGTTCTGCCTTTTGAATGGGCTGATCGAAAACTTGAGCATATAGCTGAGCCGCTTTGCCATCGTCTGAGCGTTGGCCCTGATAGAGAAAGGGCGATAAAAACCGGTTATGCCAGTTCTGCCAAAATCGAGCTTGATCTAACGATAAATTGAACAGACTTTGATACCAGCTGGCTAGGGCGTTGCTTTCTGGCCAAGGACTGAGGTAGCGATAAGACTGGAGGTAAGCATTGGTCAGACCCTGGCGCACTGTTTCAGACTGGGCCAAGACTGCCTGACGGGCTACCTCAGTCTGGGGTAGGGGGTCGAGCAGCTGGAACGCCTTAACTTGAGGTTGGGCTTGGGTCTGGATGAAGAGTAGGAGGGTTGCGATCGCAACCCCCCCCGTCACCAGCCCGCCCTGTCGCCACCCATGCTGCCGCCCAAAGGCAGTTAGAATGCGTCCCCATGAGCGGGTGTATAGATTCACCAGACCGTAAGGCATCGCTACAAACAAAGTGCAGCTAAAGCCAAACAAAAACAGCGACATTGTCCCCCACAGCACTGAATGCCAGGGGCTGCCAGTCATAGCCCGAAAGACATCCCGCCACCAGTCGCCCTGCAGCAAGCTGGTAACAAAGGTGTAGAGAAAAACGCAGAGCGCAGGCACCGTATAGAACAGC
This genomic interval from Pseudanabaena sp. FACHB-2040 contains the following:
- a CDS encoding TIGR02921 family PEP-CTERM protein, which produces MKTAIHLLCAGIFWIWNLCFLLLIYFGLLPLSGFEVVRAMVDGTIPFPFVVSLVGILVVPPVCTGLGFWRLRRHPVLLMRLFYGIEAPLLGLLLLRLFVLRETTPGSAFVLAAFGFAIATFALELFFGYAAYQKPLAWFQMATHSLVLMVGLYVGGILLFYTVPALCVFLYTFVTSLLQGDWWRDVFRAMTGSPWHSVLWGTMSLFLFGFSCTLFVAMPYGLVNLYTRSWGRILTAFGRQHGWRQGGLVTGGVAIATLLLFIQTQAQPQVKAFQLLDPLPQTEVARQAVLAQSETVRQGLTNAYLQSYRYLSPWPESNALASWYQSLFNLSLDQARFWQNWHNRFLSPFLYQGQRSDDGKAAQLYAQVFDQPIQKAERQPIQQALQSTVNREETKAGLLNINQEIVYLAQQQVSVQEQGDWAEVTLFERYENNTPQDQEIFYSFSLPESAVITGLWLGDDLQPQTRYPFVVSPRGAAQKVYNEEVERGQRQAPTDPALLEQVGPQQYRLRVFPIPPRNTVEGRPGRTDLWLTYKALPQNDQWPLPQLTEKRSIYWDRKTAHLRPQGTTKLDQDTWLEAGIPVAASVQPRRHQAVFPEGYRVIAEPLSGTTAPLQGQRLALVMDTSYSMQAQSKRLAKTVQELERIGNNNTLDWYVAGAEDTPQRLDKAPNPKDLLFFGSLQLSEMLKQFEHLQESRSYDAIILVTDEGSYELANNEAEVPPPDAPLWVLHLGGHLPSAYQDAVLQAIQASRGGVATEVSELLQRLAMNRQDSRVASVADGYVWRVEPVSADQSTDVSAPDFIALAARQLILKLGRDGDMGQLEQLDRVHAIAKRSQIVTPYSSMLVLVDARQREALRQAEASADRFKRQVETGNDTLTQPANLLNDPASAPEPGVLLGLGGLAAVLWLQRRSQNRKMPWINRG